From the Paenibacillus sp. R14(2021) genome, the window CAGGAGATGTATAATTGTGAAACCGGCTGGTGTTGTACGTAAAGTGGACCAACTAGGGCGTATAGTCCTTCCCAAATCGCTGCGTAAGAGGTACCAAATGAATGAAGGCGATCCTGTCGAAATCTTGGTACAAGGCGACCATATCATTTTGGAACGTTATCGTCCGCGCTGCGTGTTTTGCGGTGGTCTTGACGACGTACGCGAATTTAAAGAACGCTACCTATGCGCGACTTGCATAACGGAAATGTCCGGCCTGCGCCGCTAGTCTTGATGCAAACAATCGCGAAAACTAAAAAGAAGCTTTCGGCAGCTGTCGTAAACAGTCGCTGAAAGCTTCTTTTTAATAAATGGTTTTACATGCCTTTTGTTTTGTCATCATTGTATGACGCGGTCATCATTGCAATGAGGAACAAGACGAAAACCGTTAGGACGATTAGAAATTTAATGGTCATTCCTTATACCCCCTATGGTGCCGGCAATACGGCTTGACTTCGTAAACACTCTCCTCATTATACCCAACCCGTTCAAAAAAGAAAACGATTAAAGATGTGAACAACTTGTTACGGGGGTAAGTAATTATGCAGCGTCTGCATAAACGCAGAAATCTCCGCACATGCTTAGATTGGCGAATTATGCAAGTGAAAATCGACTCTTGTCACCTCAACTAGTTGCTCCTATCCCGTAATGCGCGTAAAATGAATGTAAAGGGACTTAGGAGGGGCTATAGGTGGAATTTCGGTTTTCGAGCAACGTGGAGCGGCTGCAATCGTCGGCTGTTCGGGATATTTTAAAGCTAA encodes:
- a CDS encoding AbrB/MazE/SpoVT family DNA-binding domain-containing protein, whose amino-acid sequence is MKPAGVVRKVDQLGRIVLPKSLRKRYQMNEGDPVEILVQGDHIILERYRPRCVFCGGLDDVREFKERYLCATCITEMSGLRR